In one Pungitius pungitius chromosome 13, fPunPun2.1, whole genome shotgun sequence genomic region, the following are encoded:
- the sf3b5 gene encoding splicing factor 3B subunit 5, translating into MTDRYNIHSQLEHLQSKYIGTGHADTSKWEWLVNQHRDSYCSYMGHFDLLNYFSVAENESKARVRFNLMEKMLQPCGPPADKPDDA; encoded by the coding sequence ATGACGGACAGATACAACATCCACAGTCAGCTGGAGCATCTTCAGTCCAAGTACATCGGCACAGGACACGCCGACACCAGCAAGTGGGAATGGCTGGTCAACCAGCATAGAGACTCCTACTGCTCCTACATGGGACACTTTGACCTGCTCAACTACTTCTCAGTAGCTGAGAACGAGAGCAAAGCCAGGGTCCGCTTCAACCTGATGGAGAAGATGCTCCAACCGTGTGGACCACCGGCAGACAAGCCCGACGATGCCTAG